In a genomic window of Mucilaginibacter sp. KACC 22063:
- the scpB gene encoding SMC-Scp complex subunit ScpB, with product MDHIAQNIEALIFASEQSIRLEELQYCLQSVFNTDFSPEDILKYIEEIRIKYNDAHFAIALVKTGNGYQFLTKKEYHQAINQLQLQRSKKKLSQAAIETLAIIAYRQPITKLEVEQIRGVNCDYTIQKLLEKELISITGKSESVGKPLLYGTSPMFMDYFGINSISELPQMKELVTETDSIGDQAE from the coding sequence ATGGATCACATAGCGCAAAACATTGAAGCCCTGATTTTTGCATCAGAACAAAGCATCAGGCTGGAAGAGCTGCAATACTGCCTTCAAAGCGTTTTTAATACAGATTTTTCGCCTGAGGATATTTTAAAATATATTGAAGAAATACGCATCAAATACAATGATGCACATTTTGCTATAGCGCTAGTGAAAACAGGTAACGGTTATCAGTTTTTAACCAAAAAAGAATATCACCAGGCAATAAACCAGTTGCAACTGCAACGATCAAAAAAGAAACTGAGCCAGGCCGCTATTGAAACACTGGCTATAATTGCTTACCGGCAGCCCATTACAAAACTGGAAGTGGAACAGATACGTGGTGTAAACTGCGATTATACTATTCAAAAACTGCTGGAAAAAGAGCTGATCAGTATCACCGGTAAGTCTGAGTCGGTGGGTAAACCGCTTTTGTATGGCACAAGCCCTATGTTTATGGATTATTTCGGTATTAACAGCATCAGCGAACTTCCACAGATGAAAGAACTGGTGACAGAAACCGATAGCATTGGAGATCAGGCTGAATAA
- a CDS encoding ferritin-like domain-containing protein, with protein METSTKGAPQQGGMARRQFLRYAGAGAAITAGVLSLESCSKNHDVYNDHIDLGSGDPAILNYAYALEQLEAAFYTQVAATPYSGISAQESAYLTDIRDHEIAHREFFKAALQGNAIPGLTPDFSSIDFTSRTSVLGAAKAFEDLGVSAYNGVGYMIKTADYLTLAGKIVSVEARHAALIRELITPNTFIDSSVVDIANTSLEISKTPAQVLTVANKYLSGKKITFSSVGYYY; from the coding sequence ATGGAAACATCTACAAAGGGGGCTCCACAGCAGGGTGGAATGGCCAGGAGACAGTTTTTGCGTTATGCTGGAGCTGGAGCTGCAATTACTGCCGGAGTTTTATCATTAGAATCATGCTCAAAAAATCACGATGTGTACAATGATCACATCGATCTTGGCTCGGGCGACCCGGCAATTTTAAACTATGCCTATGCGCTTGAACAATTAGAAGCCGCATTTTACACGCAGGTTGCTGCTACTCCGTATTCGGGCATCAGCGCACAGGAATCTGCTTACCTGACAGACATCCGCGATCATGAAATTGCTCACCGTGAGTTTTTCAAAGCTGCTTTACAAGGTAATGCTATTCCAGGTTTAACGCCCGATTTCAGTTCTATCGATTTTACAAGCCGTACAAGTGTACTTGGCGCTGCCAAGGCATTTGAAGATTTAGGTGTATCTGCTTACAACGGTGTAGGTTACATGATCAAAACAGCTGATTATTTAACACTGGCAGGTAAAATAGTTTCTGTAGAAGCGCGCCATGCTGCGTTAATACGCGAACTGATTACACCAAACACGTTTATAGATTCGAGCGTGGTGGATATTGCTAACACCAGTTTAGAGATTTCTAAAACACCTGCACAAGTGCTTACTGTTGCCAACAAATATCTTTCTGGTAAAAAAATCACTTTCTCAAGTGTTGGTTATTATTATTAA